In the Sus scrofa isolate TJ Tabasco breed Duroc chromosome 6, Sscrofa11.1, whole genome shotgun sequence genome, one interval contains:
- the LOC110261162 gene encoding uncharacterized protein LOC110261162 yields the protein MRCVRSRLEVCERAQYGESVVSSLFHPHVHRDCLRTPWLPDCTGTNTGLLTRPGSAALPLSLASMFLPPEWPLGRGGGAVYIPARVPPSQASALCSDPLSCTGRAHAPAPTCLCQHRELGVLASGDAEAVITGGPVPLGSVGELASVLRRVD from the coding sequence ATGAGGTGCGTGCGGAGTCGCCTGGAAGTCTGTGAGAGAGCACAGTACGGCGAGTCTGTGGTGTCTTCTCTCTTCCACCCGCACGTGCACCGTGACTGTCTCCGAACCCCCTGGCTTCCTGACTGCACGGGAACTAACACGGGCTTGCTCACGCGTCCCGGCAGTGCAGCGCTTCCTCTCAGCCTGGCATCCATGTTTCTTCCCCCTGAGTGGCCTCTGGGTCGTGGGGGAGGTGCTGTCTATATCCCAGCCCGCGTCCCTCCTTCGCAGGCCTCCGCCCTGTGCTCAGACCCCCTCTCTTGCACAGGAAGGGCCCACGCTCCCGCCCCCACCTGTCTGTGCCAGCACAGGGAGCTCGGTGTGCTGGCCTCCGGGGATGCTGAGGCGGTCATCACGGGAGGTCCCGTCCCCCTGGGCTCCGTGGGAGAGCTGGCCAGTGTGCTCAGGCGGGTGGACTGA